A stretch of the Fusobacterium varium genome encodes the following:
- a CDS encoding ABC transporter ATP-binding protein — protein sequence MNKNIENNIDEKHILSVKNLTKLYGLNKNEAVKMLKAGAEKNEVFKKTGVTSAIWDMSFDVKQGEIFVIIGLSGSGKSTVIRCLNRLHNPTSGTILFDGKDIGKFSQKELTDFRRNKISMVFQNFGLMSHRDVISNIEYGLEIKGISKEEREKKAMEVLKMVGLEGLEHTNINSLSGGMKQRVGIARALANDPEILLMDEPFSALDPLVRSDMQFELLSIQKKLKKTIVFITHDINEAFKLGDKVAIMKDSRLIQLDTPENMSANPADDYVRQFIDSADKTKVISVKQIMFNPSCIIRLKEGAGIAIREMKSNRVSSAYVIDNHMKFLGIITIDNALKCRNENGFLSDYIFNEIPTTSSDALINDILPIAVNTKFPIAVIDNGELMGIVSKASILSTLI from the coding sequence ATGAACAAAAATATAGAAAATAATATTGATGAAAAACATATTTTAAGTGTAAAAAATTTAACAAAACTCTATGGTTTAAATAAAAATGAAGCAGTGAAAATGCTCAAAGCTGGAGCAGAAAAAAACGAGGTTTTTAAAAAAACTGGTGTAACTTCTGCTATCTGGGATATGTCCTTTGACGTGAAGCAGGGAGAAATTTTTGTTATAATTGGTCTTTCTGGTTCTGGTAAATCTACAGTTATTCGTTGTTTAAACAGGCTTCATAACCCAACATCTGGTACTATCCTATTTGATGGTAAAGATATTGGCAAATTTTCTCAAAAAGAGCTTACAGATTTTAGAAGAAATAAAATTTCAATGGTATTCCAAAATTTTGGATTGATGTCTCATAGAGATGTTATAAGCAATATCGAATATGGCCTTGAAATCAAAGGCATTTCAAAAGAAGAAAGAGAAAAAAAAGCTATGGAAGTATTAAAAATGGTAGGGCTTGAAGGACTAGAACATACAAATATCAACAGCCTTTCTGGTGGAATGAAACAAAGAGTTGGAATTGCTAGAGCTTTAGCTAATGACCCTGAAATACTTCTTATGGATGAACCATTTTCAGCTCTTGATCCATTAGTTCGTAGTGATATGCAATTTGAACTATTATCAATACAAAAAAAATTAAAGAAAACAATAGTATTTATTACTCATGATATAAATGAAGCTTTTAAACTTGGTGATAAAGTTGCTATTATGAAAGATTCAAGACTTATTCAGTTAGACACACCAGAAAATATGTCAGCTAATCCAGCTGATGATTATGTCCGTCAATTCATTGACAGTGCTGATAAAACTAAAGTTATAAGTGTAAAGCAGATAATGTTTAATCCTTCTTGTATAATTCGTTTGAAAGAAGGAGCAGGCATTGCTATTCGTGAAATGAAAAGCAACAGAGTTTCAAGTGCTTATGTTATAGATAATCATATGAAATTTTTGGGAATAATAACAATTGATAATGCTCTTAAATGTAGAAATGAAAATGGATTTCTTTCTGATTATATATTCAATGAAATTCCAACTACATCCTCAGATGCACTGATAAATGATATTCTTCCTATTGCCGTAAATACTAAATTTCCTATTGCAGTTATTGATAATGGAGAACTTATGGGAATAGTTTCTAAGGCTTCTATATTATCTACATTAATCTAA
- a CDS encoding haloacid dehalogenase has protein sequence MIAAFFDIDGTIYRNSLLTEHFKKLIKYELLDFREYDTRVKEAFKLWDERVGDYDKYLLGLTQTYVDAIKGLSTKYNDFVADQVVELKGNRVYSYTRSMIKWHKEQGHKVIFISGSPDFLVSRMAKKWNADDFCGSIYHVENGILSGKISPMWDSENKMKSIDMFCKKYGIDLMKSYAYGDTHGDYSMLLSVGHPRAINPSLELLNSIKESDYLKKNTEIIIERKDVIYKVHSNVETL, from the coding sequence ATGATTGCGGCATTTTTTGATATTGATGGAACAATTTATAGAAATTCTCTTCTGACTGAGCATTTTAAAAAACTTATAAAATATGAATTGTTGGATTTCAGAGAATATGATACAAGAGTAAAGGAAGCTTTTAAACTCTGGGACGAAAGGGTTGGAGATTATGATAAATATCTTCTTGGCCTCACACAAACTTATGTTGATGCTATAAAGGGACTTTCTACAAAATATAATGATTTTGTGGCAGATCAGGTAGTAGAATTAAAAGGAAATAGAGTTTATTCTTACACAAGAAGTATGATAAAATGGCATAAAGAGCAAGGACATAAAGTTATTTTTATTTCTGGAAGTCCAGATTTTTTAGTATCCAGAATGGCTAAAAAATGGAATGCTGATGATTTTTGCGGTTCTATATACCATGTAGAAAATGGAATTCTTTCTGGAAAAATTTCTCCAATGTGGGATTCAGAAAATAAAATGAAATCTATAGATATGTTTTGTAAAAAATATGGTATTGATTTAATGAAAAGTTATGCTTATGGTGATACTCATGGTGATTACAGTATGCTTCTTAGTGTTGGACATCCCAGAGCTATCAATCCAAGTCTTGAACTTTTAAATAGTATAAAAGAATCTGATTATCTGAAAAAAAATACAGAAATCATTATAGAAAGGAAAGATGTTATTTATAAAGTACATTCTAATGTAGAGACTTTATAA
- the uraA gene encoding uracil transporter: MENSMEKIGSKTKLLLGAQHVLAMFGATVLVPFLTGLNPSIALIAAGAGTLIFHFCTKRIVPVFLGSSFAFIGALSLVLKEEGIGAVKGGVIAAGFIYLIMAYLVKVFGVEKIKSFFPPVVTGPIIMVIGLRMSPVALNMAGYANGKFEPKSLIIALIVIISMISITIMKKSFFRLVPILISVTLGYIVAMCMGLVSFEPIARANWLGLSTEAAADLFTLPVFSLSAILAIAPIALVVFIEHIGDITTNGAVVGKDFFKDPGIHRTLMGDGVATIVAGLLGGPANTTYGENTGVLAVTKVYDPSILRIAACYAIILGLLGKFGVILQTIPAPVMGGVSIILFGMISAVGARTLVDAGLDFSNSRNLIIASLIFVFGIAVDNIVIWKTVSLSGLALAALAGVVLNKVLPLDREVTINKKID, encoded by the coding sequence ATGGAAAATAGTATGGAAAAAATAGGAAGTAAAACAAAACTCTTGTTAGGAGCGCAGCATGTTCTTGCAATGTTTGGAGCAACAGTTTTAGTTCCTTTTTTAACTGGTTTAAATCCTTCAATTGCACTTATAGCAGCAGGAGCAGGAACATTGATATTTCACTTTTGCACTAAAAGAATAGTTCCGGTATTTTTGGGATCATCTTTTGCCTTTATAGGTGCTTTAAGTTTGGTGTTGAAAGAAGAAGGAATAGGAGCTGTAAAAGGTGGAGTTATAGCAGCAGGATTTATTTATTTAATAATGGCTTATTTAGTAAAAGTTTTTGGTGTAGAAAAAATTAAATCTTTTTTTCCACCAGTAGTAACAGGGCCAATTATAATGGTAATAGGACTTAGAATGAGTCCAGTAGCTCTAAATATGGCAGGATATGCAAATGGAAAGTTTGAACCAAAAAGTTTAATAATAGCTTTGATAGTTATTATTTCTATGATTAGTATAACAATAATGAAGAAATCATTTTTTAGACTTGTTCCCATTTTAATATCTGTAACATTGGGATATATAGTGGCTATGTGTATGGGGCTTGTAAGTTTTGAACCTATTGCACGGGCAAACTGGCTGGGACTCTCAACTGAAGCTGCTGCTGATCTTTTCACACTTCCAGTTTTTTCTTTAAGTGCAATACTTGCAATAGCTCCTATAGCTTTGGTAGTTTTTATTGAACATATCGGAGATATTACAACAAATGGTGCTGTTGTAGGAAAGGATTTCTTTAAAGATCCTGGAATACATAGAACACTTATGGGAGATGGTGTTGCTACAATTGTGGCAGGACTTCTAGGTGGGCCAGCAAATACTACTTATGGAGAGAATACGGGAGTTTTAGCAGTAACTAAAGTTTATGATCCTTCAATTTTAAGGATAGCAGCGTGTTATGCAATTATCTTAGGACTTTTAGGAAAATTTGGAGTTATTCTTCAAACTATACCTGCTCCAGTGATGGGGGGAGTTTCAATAATATTATTTGGAATGATATCTGCAGTAGGAGCAAGAACATTAGTGGATGCAGGATTAGATTTTTCTAATTCAAGAAATCTTATTATAGCATCATTGATATTTGTGTTTGGAATAGCAGTAGATAATATTGTTATATGGAAAACAGTTTCTCTTTCAGGACTTGCTCTTGCAGCTCTTGCAGGAGTGGTTTTAAATAAAGTTCTTCCATTAGATAGAGAAGTGACAATAAATAAGAAAATAGATTAG
- the thiN gene encoding thiamin pyrophosphokinase — MKIAYVFFNGQLEGSKEFYTKLINEKKGDIYCADGGAIHLETLGILPLEIWGDLDSVTKEIIEKYRNNKVRIKKFSKDKDYTDGELILQHISKLNYDEIIVIGGLGGRIDHLLTNLNLIFKFKNLKFVTEKEKIFSIEKKAELIELKGKTISFVPFSEKVEGLTLEGFKYSLNKYTLHQGDSICMSNIAIEDTCKVTFDTGKLMGIVLSE, encoded by the coding sequence ATGAAAATAGCATATGTATTTTTTAATGGACAGCTTGAAGGAAGTAAAGAATTTTATACAAAATTAATAAATGAAAAAAAAGGGGATATTTATTGTGCTGATGGTGGAGCTATCCATTTAGAAACTTTAGGTATTTTACCTTTAGAAATATGGGGTGATCTTGATTCTGTAACAAAGGAAATTATAGAAAAATATCGTAATAATAAAGTAAGAATAAAAAAATTTTCTAAGGATAAAGATTATACAGATGGTGAATTAATACTGCAGCATATTTCTAAATTGAATTATGATGAAATTATTGTAATTGGAGGATTGGGAGGAAGAATAGATCATTTGCTGACAAATCTGAATCTCATATTTAAATTTAAAAACCTTAAATTTGTAACAGAAAAAGAAAAGATATTTTCCATTGAGAAAAAAGCTGAATTAATAGAATTAAAAGGAAAAACTATTTCTTTTGTACCTTTCTCTGAAAAAGTTGAAGGGCTTACACTGGAAGGTTTTAAATATTCATTAAATAAATATACACTTCATCAAGGGGATTCCATTTGTATGAGCAATATAGCCATAGAGGATACATGCAAAGTGACTTTTGATACAGGGAAATTGATGGGGATAGTATTAAGTGAATAG
- a CDS encoding ABC transporter permease, which translates to MNWIFNFPFKLNIDVALIDRTVKNFSIQFGGFFNVIKNILNGLIGGILTILNFIPWWVLVLLVFLAGWRLTGKLRNGILYSCMLFFIGVIGLWDLMNDTLSIVLAAVFISLLLGFPIGILISGNERINSFVRPILDTMQTMPVFVYLIPAVLFFGLGKAPAVIATTIYAIVPVIRLTSHGIRQVDKEVVEAARAFGSTKFQTLWKVQIPQALPTIMTGVNQTLMMAMAMVVTCSMIGASGLGMEVLIGVNRIEIGRGLVAGTAVVIVAILMDRITQAWINRSEVKKK; encoded by the coding sequence ATGAATTGGATTTTTAATTTTCCCTTTAAATTGAATATTGATGTAGCTCTTATAGATAGAACTGTTAAGAATTTTAGTATTCAATTTGGTGGGTTCTTTAATGTTATAAAAAATATTTTAAATGGATTGATAGGTGGTATACTGACCATACTTAATTTTATCCCATGGTGGGTACTTGTTTTACTTGTATTTCTTGCTGGATGGAGACTTACAGGAAAATTAAGAAATGGCATCCTCTATAGTTGTATGCTTTTTTTCATAGGAGTAATTGGACTTTGGGATTTGATGAATGATACACTTTCTATTGTTCTTGCTGCTGTTTTCATCTCTCTTTTATTAGGATTTCCAATAGGTATATTAATTTCTGGTAATGAAAGGATAAACAGTTTTGTAAGACCTATACTTGATACCATGCAGACAATGCCTGTCTTTGTTTATCTTATTCCAGCAGTTCTTTTCTTTGGACTTGGAAAAGCTCCTGCAGTTATTGCTACTACAATATATGCTATTGTTCCTGTCATCAGACTTACAAGTCATGGTATCAGACAGGTAGACAAAGAAGTGGTAGAAGCTGCACGGGCATTTGGTTCTACAAAATTTCAAACACTATGGAAAGTACAAATACCTCAAGCTCTTCCTACTATTATGACTGGTGTAAACCAGACATTAATGATGGCTATGGCTATGGTTGTTACATGTTCTATGATTGGTGCTAGTGGTCTAGGTATGGAAGTTCTTATAGGAGTAAATCGTATTGAGATAGGACGTGGTCTTGTTGCAGGTACTGCTGTTGTTATAGTAGCTATCCTGATGGACCGTATCACTCAGGCATGGATCAATAGAAGTGAGGTGAAGAAAAAATAA
- a CDS encoding putative transcriptional regulator, with translation MKKIKLIFIYFLLTVVIFAQEGYIASFNTLRLGKSQKDYTLTAQTLEMFDIAGLIEVMDVEGVEKLVNALNKVSGEKWDYHISPYPVGKNSYKEYFAYIWKRDKVEFLKERGFYKDAEEKFARPPYGADFKIGEFDFTFVLVHSVFGKNESARRAETFKMNEVYDYFQNMDSEENDIIIAGDFNLSGFDESFEKLLSHPDKITYALSPVIKTTLGKKNLANSYDNMFLSTIYTKEFTGKSGALDFTQGQYRLMKDKISDHLPIFIVVEISEDDD, from the coding sequence ATGAAAAAAATAAAATTGATTTTTATATATTTTTTATTAACAGTAGTAATTTTTGCTCAAGAAGGATATATAGCGTCTTTTAACACATTAAGACTTGGAAAAAGTCAGAAAGATTATACTTTGACAGCTCAGACTCTTGAAATGTTTGATATAGCAGGACTTATAGAAGTAATGGATGTAGAAGGAGTAGAAAAGCTTGTTAATGCTTTGAATAAAGTTTCAGGGGAGAAATGGGATTATCATATATCTCCATATCCAGTAGGAAAGAACAGTTATAAGGAATATTTTGCTTATATATGGAAAAGAGATAAAGTAGAATTTTTAAAAGAAAGAGGTTTTTATAAAGATGCAGAAGAAAAATTTGCAAGACCACCATATGGGGCAGATTTTAAAATAGGAGAATTTGATTTTACATTTGTTCTTGTTCATTCAGTATTTGGTAAAAATGAGAGTGCAAGGAGAGCAGAAACTTTTAAGATGAATGAAGTGTATGATTATTTTCAAAATATGGATTCAGAAGAAAATGATATTATTATTGCTGGAGATTTTAATCTTTCAGGATTTGATGAGTCATTTGAAAAACTGCTTTCACATCCAGATAAAATAACATATGCTTTAAGTCCAGTAATAAAAACAACATTAGGGAAAAAAAACTTGGCAAATTCTTATGATAATATGTTTTTATCAACAATATACACTAAAGAATTTACAGGAAAAAGTGGGGCTCTGGATTTTACTCAGGGACAATATAGACTTATGAAAGATAAAATATCAGATCATCTTCCTATATTTATAGTAGTAGAAATATCAGAGGATGATGATTAA
- a CDS encoding 2-hydroxyglutaryl-CoA dehydratase, with protein MREFHIGMDVGSTTIKIVCLDEKDNIIYSIYQRHLSNVRETTKKMFDDFLEHMKNNFGEDIKYKISITGSSGMGISSWVGIDFVQEVIACIKSIETLIPETDVAIELGGEDAKITFLKNDMDQRMNGSCAGGTGAFIDQIATLLDTDASGLNELAKGFDSIYPIAARCGVFAKTDIQPLINEGVRKENIAVSVFQAVVNQTITGLACGKKITGKVAFLGGPLFFLSELRNRFIDTLKLTPEDVVFPENSQLFVAQGAAFLSKENEAVFSYEELKTKVERLNEKDTSDTSRLQPLFETEDELNEFLKRHEKEKIETRDLNTYEGNAYLGIDAGSTTIKVVLISEEKEILFSHYSHNKGNPLDNIIATLKELYSKMNKNIIIKGSCVTGYGETLIKAALRVDIGIVETMAHYKGSQFFQPDVDFILDIGGQDMKCLKIQDGIITSILLNEACSSGCGSFLETFAHSLGMDILEFSRLGMESKSPADLGTRCTVFMNSKVKQAQKDGVEVADISAGLSYSVVKNTLFKVIKIKNKDELGKNIVVQGGTFLNNSVLRAFELVSERNVIRPNVAGLMGAFGAALIAMEQAGESSSIMTLDELNNFSCTTNLTRCKLCNNHCLLTIHKFKNGENFISGNRCDNPLGKMKKNTAPNMFDYKYNRIFNYTPLEPSKATRGEIGIPRVLNFYDSYPFWFTLLTNLGFRVIISDDSSKKLYEKGIDTISSDSICYPAKLVHGHIVDLIEKGVKRIFYPCVIFEEKEDEKSSNQFNCPIVMSYPEVINNNMDILKEKHIDLILPFFSFESKEVLYKTVFEEFERFGISKSEAKMAVDAAWEEKYNFRKDMRNKALEIIADLEKTGKTGVVLCGRPYHCDKEIHHGIPNIINSFGIAVLTGDAVASLASLDEELRVIDQWTYHSRLYRAAAYVGKSKCLELIELNSFSCGIDAVTTDQVEEILANYGKVHTLLKIDEISNLGAVKIRIRSLLAALDYKKNALRSSIKKKIEYKRAQFTKKMKKEYTILAPQMAPMHFKLLKTAFKAEGYNLEVLDETQEALDCGLQYVNNDACYPSILVIGELIAALKSGKYDLDKTAVMISQTGGSCRATNYLGFLKKAIKDSGFEKIPILSLNASGFEKQEGFSITLPFAHKCLIAVSYGDILMKLLYHVRPYEKIKGSAFELYEKWNEKVKENIYNGKFSQFKNNINAIVNDFSKIEVSDEKKIKVGIVGEILVKFSPFANNNLAEFIEAEGGEVYTSSLMSFVKYCIYSDIFITERFKGKIAAMKLKAALWIIEQYTKVLNNALQKNSRFGHEDSIQDLAQKTSQYISIGNQSGEGWFLMGEMIEFIEKDVPNIVCVQPFGCLPNHITGKGMIKKLRSEYKNVNIAPIDYDPAYSEVNQLNRIKLMLSVARKNLKNS; from the coding sequence ATGAGAGAATTTCATATAGGAATGGATGTTGGTTCTACTACCATAAAAATAGTATGTCTTGATGAAAAAGATAATATTATTTATTCAATTTATCAAAGACATCTATCTAATGTTAGAGAAACAACTAAAAAAATGTTTGATGATTTTTTAGAACATATGAAAAATAATTTTGGTGAAGATATAAAATATAAAATAAGTATCACTGGTTCTAGTGGAATGGGAATATCTTCATGGGTAGGAATAGATTTTGTACAAGAAGTTATTGCTTGTATAAAATCTATTGAAACACTTATTCCAGAAACTGATGTAGCTATTGAACTTGGAGGGGAAGATGCAAAAATAACTTTCCTTAAAAATGATATGGATCAAAGAATGAATGGAAGCTGTGCTGGTGGTACAGGAGCATTCATTGATCAGATAGCTACCCTTTTGGATACAGATGCTTCAGGTCTTAATGAACTTGCTAAAGGATTTGACTCAATTTATCCAATAGCTGCCAGATGTGGAGTATTTGCAAAAACTGACATACAACCTCTTATCAACGAAGGGGTAAGAAAAGAAAATATAGCTGTATCTGTATTTCAAGCTGTAGTTAATCAAACTATAACTGGTCTTGCCTGTGGTAAAAAAATTACAGGAAAGGTGGCTTTTTTAGGAGGTCCTCTTTTCTTTTTAAGTGAGCTTAGAAATAGATTTATTGATACATTAAAATTAACCCCTGAAGATGTTGTTTTTCCTGAAAATTCACAACTTTTTGTTGCTCAGGGAGCTGCTTTTCTATCTAAAGAAAATGAAGCTGTTTTTTCTTATGAAGAGCTTAAAACTAAAGTAGAGCGTCTTAATGAAAAAGATACCTCTGATACTTCAAGATTACAGCCATTATTTGAAACTGAAGATGAACTGAATGAATTTCTTAAAAGACATGAAAAAGAAAAAATAGAAACAAGAGATTTAAATACTTATGAAGGAAATGCTTACCTTGGAATAGATGCAGGTTCCACTACAATTAAAGTAGTTCTTATTTCAGAAGAAAAAGAGATACTATTCTCACATTATTCGCATAACAAGGGAAATCCACTTGACAATATTATTGCTACACTCAAAGAACTGTATTCAAAAATGAATAAAAATATTATTATAAAAGGTTCATGTGTAACTGGATATGGAGAAACTCTTATCAAGGCAGCATTGAGAGTAGATATTGGTATAGTAGAGACTATGGCACATTATAAAGGATCACAATTTTTCCAGCCAGATGTTGATTTTATACTTGATATTGGTGGACAAGATATGAAATGTCTGAAAATACAAGATGGTATTATTACTTCTATTCTTTTAAATGAAGCTTGTTCTTCTGGATGTGGATCATTCCTTGAAACTTTTGCTCATTCGCTTGGAATGGATATTCTGGAATTTTCCAGATTAGGAATGGAATCTAAATCTCCAGCTGACCTTGGTACCAGATGTACTGTATTTATGAATTCAAAAGTTAAACAGGCACAAAAAGATGGAGTAGAAGTAGCTGATATTTCTGCTGGACTTTCTTACTCTGTTGTCAAAAATACACTTTTTAAAGTTATAAAAATAAAAAACAAAGATGAATTAGGAAAAAATATAGTTGTTCAAGGAGGAACTTTCCTTAATAACTCTGTACTGAGAGCTTTTGAATTGGTTTCAGAAAGGAATGTAATTAGACCTAATGTTGCTGGACTTATGGGAGCTTTTGGAGCTGCCCTTATAGCAATGGAACAGGCTGGAGAAAGTTCATCTATTATGACTCTTGATGAGTTAAATAATTTCAGCTGTACTACAAACCTTACTAGATGTAAGCTTTGCAATAATCATTGTTTATTGACTATCCATAAATTTAAAAATGGTGAAAATTTTATATCAGGTAACAGGTGTGATAACCCTCTTGGAAAAATGAAGAAAAATACAGCACCTAATATGTTTGATTATAAATACAACAGAATATTTAACTATACACCTTTAGAACCTTCAAAAGCTACTAGAGGAGAAATTGGTATTCCTAGAGTCTTGAATTTCTATGACTCATATCCATTTTGGTTTACATTATTAACTAACCTTGGATTTAGAGTAATTATATCTGATGATTCATCTAAAAAATTATATGAAAAAGGGATTGATACTATTTCTTCTGATTCTATATGCTACCCTGCAAAACTTGTTCATGGACACATTGTGGACCTTATAGAAAAAGGTGTAAAAAGAATCTTCTATCCTTGTGTTATATTTGAAGAAAAAGAAGATGAAAAATCTTCTAATCAGTTTAATTGTCCAATTGTCATGTCATATCCAGAAGTTATTAATAATAACATGGATATTTTAAAAGAAAAACATATAGATTTAATACTTCCATTTTTCTCATTTGAAAGTAAAGAAGTTCTTTATAAGACTGTCTTTGAAGAATTTGAAAGATTTGGAATATCAAAATCTGAAGCTAAAATGGCTGTAGATGCTGCATGGGAAGAAAAATATAACTTTAGAAAAGATATGAGAAACAAAGCTCTTGAAATAATTGCTGATCTAGAAAAAACTGGAAAAACTGGAGTAGTTCTTTGTGGAAGACCTTATCATTGTGACAAAGAAATTCATCATGGTATTCCAAACATAATAAATTCCTTTGGAATAGCTGTTCTTACAGGAGATGCTGTTGCCAGTCTTGCTTCTCTTGATGAAGAACTAAGAGTAATAGATCAATGGACATATCACTCAAGGTTATACAGAGCTGCTGCTTATGTAGGAAAAAGCAAGTGTCTTGAACTTATAGAACTAAATAGTTTCAGTTGTGGTATAGATGCAGTGACTACTGATCAAGTAGAAGAAATATTAGCCAATTATGGAAAGGTACATACTCTTTTAAAAATAGATGAAATAAGTAACCTTGGAGCTGTAAAAATAAGAATAAGAAGCCTTTTAGCTGCTCTAGACTATAAGAAAAATGCTCTTAGATCTTCTATTAAAAAGAAAATAGAATATAAACGAGCTCAATTTACTAAAAAAATGAAAAAAGAATATACTATCCTTGCTCCACAAATGGCACCAATGCATTTTAAATTATTAAAAACTGCATTCAAAGCTGAAGGATATAATCTTGAAGTGCTGGACGAAACACAAGAAGCATTAGATTGTGGACTTCAATATGTTAATAATGATGCTTGTTATCCATCTATATTGGTTATTGGAGAACTCATCGCAGCATTAAAATCAGGAAAATATGATCTTGATAAAACTGCTGTTATGATTTCACAAACTGGTGGAAGCTGTCGTGCTACTAACTATTTAGGGTTCTTGAAAAAAGCTATAAAAGATAGTGGCTTTGAAAAAATTCCTATTCTTTCTTTAAATGCAAGTGGTTTTGAAAAACAGGAAGGTTTCTCTATAACTCTTCCTTTTGCTCATAAATGCCTGATAGCTGTATCATATGGGGATATTCTTATGAAACTTCTTTATCATGTACGCCCCTATGAAAAAATTAAAGGAAGTGCTTTTGAATTATATGAAAAATGGAATGAAAAAGTCAAAGAAAATATATATAATGGTAAATTTTCTCAATTTAAAAATAATATAAATGCAATAGTAAATGATTTTTCTAAAATTGAAGTATCTGATGAAAAGAAAATAAAAGTTGGAATAGTTGGAGAAATACTTGTTAAATTCAGTCCTTTTGCTAATAATAATCTAGCTGAATTCATAGAGGCTGAAGGAGGAGAGGTTTATACTTCAAGTCTTATGAGTTTTGTTAAGTATTGTATATATAGTGATATATTTATAACTGAAAGATTTAAAGGCAAAATTGCAGCAATGAAATTAAAAGCTGCACTTTGGATAATAGAACAGTATACAAAAGTATTAAATAATGCTTTACAAAAAAATTCTAGATTTGGACATGAGGATTCTATACAAGACCTTGCTCAAAAGACTTCTCAGTACATATCAATAGGAAATCAGTCTGGTGAAGGATGGTTTCTTATGGGAGAAATGATAGAGTTCATTGAGAAAGATGTTCCTAATATCGTTTGTGTACAACCTTTTGGATGTCTTCCTAACCATATAACTGGAAAAGGTATGATTAAAAAATTAAGGTCAGAGTATAAAAATGTTAATATAGCTCCTATAGACTATGATCCTGCTTACTCTGAAGTTAATCAATTAAATAGGATAAAACTTATGCTGTCTGTTGCCAGAAAAAATCTAAAAAACTCTTAA
- a CDS encoding ABC transporter substrate-binding protein encodes MKKKIFTFIITGFLTLAFLGCGGNDKKEVRFADAGWDSNKVHNAVAGFIIENAFGYTWSEVPGSTPILHEAIKSGEIDVHMEEWTDNIPSYYPDLKSGLFQELGTNFDDNRQGIYVPKYVIETMAPDLKSVKDLPKYKELFKDSENPEKGRIYGAIPGWEIDNIMYKKYEAYGLDKDFVYFRPGSDAALSAAFTAAYEKKEPIVGYYWEPTWLLGKYDFVLLEDEPYDAEKYFEGKTACPSVKVTIGASNKFKEKAPEIAAFLSKYHTSSKLTSEALAHMQETGDNYNATAKWLLKNNDNLIDQWLDADKAAAVRKALN; translated from the coding sequence ATGAAGAAAAAAATATTTACTTTCATTATCACTGGTTTTCTTACTTTGGCATTCTTGGGATGTGGTGGAAATGACAAAAAAGAGGTTCGTTTTGCTGATGCAGGATGGGACAGCAACAAAGTTCACAATGCAGTTGCTGGTTTTATTATAGAAAATGCGTTTGGTTATACTTGGAGTGAGGTTCCTGGTTCTACTCCAATTTTACATGAAGCTATTAAAAGTGGAGAGATAGATGTACATATGGAAGAATGGACTGATAATATTCCTAGTTATTATCCTGATTTAAAATCTGGTCTTTTTCAAGAGTTAGGAACTAACTTTGATGATAATAGACAGGGAATATATGTTCCTAAATATGTAATAGAAACTATGGCTCCTGATTTAAAATCTGTAAAAGATTTACCTAAATACAAAGAGCTTTTCAAAGATAGTGAGAACCCTGAAAAAGGACGTATTTATGGTGCTATTCCTGGTTGGGAAATAGATAATATTATGTATAAAAAATACGAAGCTTATGGTTTGGATAAAGATTTTGTATATTTCAGACCAGGTTCTGATGCTGCATTATCTGCTGCTTTTACTGCTGCATATGAAAAAAAAGAACCAATTGTAGGTTATTATTGGGAACCAACTTGGTTATTAGGAAAATATGATTTTGTTCTTTTAGAAGATGAACCTTATGATGCTGAAAAATATTTTGAAGGAAAAACTGCTTGTCCATCTGTAAAAGTAACTATTGGTGCTAGCAATAAATTTAAAGAAAAAGCTCCTGAAATTGCTGCTTTTCTTAGCAAATATCACACTTCAAGCAAATTAACTTCAGAAGCTCTGGCACATATGCAGGAAACTGGAGATAATTACAATGCAACTGCTAAATGGCTTCTTAAAAATAATGATAACTTAATAGATCAATGGCTGGATGCTGATAAAGCAGCAGCTGTAAGAAAAGCTTTAAATTAA